One genomic window of Punica granatum isolate Tunisia-2019 chromosome 1, ASM765513v2, whole genome shotgun sequence includes the following:
- the LOC116205712 gene encoding uncharacterized protein LOC116205712, with protein MAHPFTSPFPPPLAPTAVPLPPAAFLTSNQVLSAPPPASIPAPAAAYTVPPPMVFPTSGAPARTHPQVADLPFYLPPQPHINFSYQAPPPINTTFLEPGTPTHAAQVSSPTHFFPEADAEQERRLKRMEETIGALQANDARPDARYGDCSLFPGMRLPPKFKIPEFKTYGGTTDPRHHLRHYRGKMLQRIDSNRLTFNAVRPPNVQDNPLPDHRPSSGPSINMISICASRRNEDMRDNPLPFVINYTPEEPTVGFAGHMASSAPFVVDIPAREPYTDSKVPWTYEGSIGRVEKQFSVMGVTRSGRVYENSTIIDKGKAPATEVGAVPESSPFPSKKVTEEEAEAFMKVIKASEYKVVEQMAKSPAHISLLALLLGSEPHREALLRVLTAAQVPKETPPDRIEETVGSIFSNTISFSDDELPFEGWSHSRALHIVCKCNNYIIGRVMIDNGSALNVCPVTTLKQMNVDLNQVRPSKTAVRALNGSLREVNGEIDLLIDVGSCSFSITFQVLDISNAFSLLLGRPWIHSAGAIPSSLHQRLKFIVEEKLITVKGEEDYTIYKETAVPYISVGNDENLPFHSFKTISVIRDYGEIRPSRTDRMIGRVLLRNNYVPGTGLGARGKGISRPIEVEEYKHRRGLGFRLSCHEIIEARRGHHLHHLAAHYGRLNRGIPVPPVISFLPRAFAHHWGHP; from the exons ATGGCTCACCCCTTCACCAGTCCATTTCCGCCGCCACTggcccccacggccgtccctcttccaccggcggcATTCCTCACTTCAAATCAGGTCTTATCCGCGCCGCCGCCTGCTTCCATACCGGCCCCAGCTGCGGCCTATACAGTCCCTCCGCCGATGGTCTTTCCGACATCAGGTGCACCTGCTCGGACTCACCCTCAAGTCGCGGATCTACCCTTCTATCTGCCTCCCCAACCTCACATCAACTTCTCCTACCAAGCACCGCCCCctataaacaccaccttcctcGAACCAGGCACGCCGACTCACGCGGCCCAAGTCTCCTCCCCAACGCACTTCTTCCCTGAGGCCGACGCCGAGCAAGAGCGTAGACTGAAGCGAATGGAAGAAACGATAGGAGCCCTACAAGCAAATGATGCTCGACCCGATGCGCGCTACGGTGACTGCAGCttattcccgggcatgcggctgcccccgaagttcaagatcCCGGAGTTCAAGACCTACGGGGGTacgacggatccacgccaccacctccgccattaccgggGGAAGATGCTACA GAGGATCGACAGCAACAGGCTCACCTTCAACGCCGTTAGGCCCCCGAATGTGCAGGACAACCCACTCCCGGACCATAGGCCGAGTTCGGGAccttccatcaacatgatctccATATGCGCCTCAAGGAGGAACGAAGACATGCGAGACAACCCCCTTCCCTTCGTGATCAACTATACTCCCGAGGAACCCACCGTCGGATTCGCGGGGCACATGGCTTCGTCGGCTCCATTCGTCGTGGATATCCCCGCACGAGAACCGTATACAGAcagcaaggtcccctggacctatgaaggaAGTATCGGGAGAGTTGAGAAGCAGTTTAGTGTCATGGGGGTGACACGTTCGGGGCGGGTGTACGAGAACTCGACGATCAtagacaaagggaaggcgccTGCAACTGAAGTTGGGGCAGTGCCCGAAAGCTCGCCTTTTCCATCCAAGAAGGTAACCGAAGAGGAAGCCGAAGCGTTTATGAAGGTCATAAAGGCGAGCGAATACAAAGTAgtcgagcaaatggccaagtcCCCGGCTCACATCTCATTGCTCGCCCTCCTCCTCGGTTCGGAACCTCACCGAGAAGCCCTTCTCCGGGTACTGACCGCGGCACAGGTCCCGAAGGAAACGCCTCCCGACAGGATAGAGGAGACCGTCggttccatcttctccaacaccatctcgttctcggacgacgagctcccgtTCGAAGGCTGGTCACATTCACGGGCcttgcacattgtctgcaagtgcaacaactacATCattggccgggtcatgattgacaatggGTCCGCActcaacgtttgcccggtgaccaccttgaagcagatgaacgtggacctcAACCAAGTCCGCCCgagcaaaacagcggtccgagccttgaACGGCTCGCTcagggaggtgaacggggagatcgacctcctcatagatgtTGGCTCTTGCTCGTTCAGCATCACATTCCAGGTGCTTGACATCTCGAACGCGTTCAGCCTGCTGCTCGGGAGGccctggatccactcggccggcgctaTCCCCTCTTCTTTGCACCAAAGGCTGAAATTTATCGTCGAAGAGAAGCTCATCACGgtgaaaggagaggaggaTTACACCATCTACAAAGAGACGGCGGTGCCCTACATCAGTGTCGGCAATGACGAGAACCTCCCATTCCATTCGTTCaaaaccatctccgtcatccgggACTATGGAGAGATTCGACCATCCCGCACCGATCGCATGATAGGGAGGGTGCTTTTGCGCAATAACTACGTCCCCGGCACCGGCCTCGGGGCGCGCGGAAAAGGGATCAGCCGCCCTATTGAAGTCGAAGAGTACaagcacaggaggggactcggctttcgcctcTCCTGTCATGAAATCATCGAGGCTCGCAGGGGCCACCACCTTCACCACCTCGCCGCGCACTAcgggaggctcaacaggggcattccTGTCCCCCCCGTTATCTCgtttcttccccgggccttcGCACATCATTGGGGccacccttga